One genomic segment of Plasmodium cynomolgi strain B DNA, chromosome 14, whole genome shotgun sequence includes these proteins:
- a CDS encoding hypothetical protein (putative) gives MDINLYIHSVEVELATRDTTVRGDEQEEENVVYCLHIKVESGDARGDSSSRGSNGAGSWENSWTNGQPSSGASGRPYGAQRGLKNEMPNGLFYETPWYMCVKKGQNEICLMSYEVNISHAFNMLERDEGLTLYVLRKDLNKDKVDYLHRSELNMKNKRLYDKNYCIFFENDKLKGKIKVHLKNGIIYNHTLSEIKTGNYLEDTHLQKFLQTEFPTESGQAQVDDKIDHSPKEQSGLSQDKHIINEFNELLNARRVLYWVYIDDNGKEQGPFNSNTIFTWIINEYFEDDTLIRLHDKGKYYKLCEVIGYIEKNVLLNSASHELVGDNLGNNIQGTLPQGVNTNWEVSKGSQTEKQKNSIHGGVTTPNDMGDCVINKSEINFPEGEYVGQYTEKTSQNLKEKYSNEVGAKKPIFDVRSKSEDFPKGEDATIHNKAHNNKNVKKKNQVKKLKKEIKRIKDEMVKLKESACSSRRAVCDDAEVEARHDLSPRCGEDRVSNLTSNGASKQNCCTIQKESQISTNNNVTHETTHIGPPQENAKPHTHPCEQNVGGSTTQNNGQSVTTGHVKACVNYANAAFSNEAEMIEKIISDINEEFRIKENHQKQRCMEIAMSSISQAQECLLNIKKKRMTSYLNRIINLSIHDEAIYIGEDNREMVPMERRHLKKKAPNNGTFGGIRSVAYDASCVTCPTCATPKKVIFNTNALGSINQGTGKKGYLHGRGKFSNGGLESAPRKEKKVGYSLVINEGSLKSVEKVKLVDGEGRAQGKTEKWANKRENKRSQGRSCEEVSKEQATTLCLNGQNNAEVVYNYYISYDQFLKYIILIQRSVRMWLTRRKRRSSGWRKNQYGVHNSEELGHCCTFRSSALGGNHGEKEKEKNPGEDPTRIKKEKCKQDIINRIFENVHFLNNEKKEIHESYVTFLEQEMGNKMERGKAPIFSSLLQGVEAERDDIPVGSSPNGDYLFNNKKNQMNNYEEDDLRRRRCDERRLLDRGLLDRGLLDKGLLDKGLLNRGSLDRGLLDRGLLDRGLLDKGLLNRGSLDRGLLDRVHKLQADIFENGGNSLRREDTEMVKQTYGVKSEDINFEREDVRSCKRNVHELLCNLLSKYKNASEEIGTNEKLSNLYPNEQFTRNLKKYNSFLKSIEKKDISGKRDTLLSVVNNLKFDNILGEKKKNCQVQKDLKSNPAMPRPCSFLSYRESPAHNCSYNDKGQNGVDDGITKGGSDIGRSDISRSDISRSDNKLAQIKFLQKGNFFL, from the exons ATGGACATCAACCTGTACATCCACAGTGTTGAAGTGGAGCTGGCCACGAGGGATACAACTGTGAGGGGGGACGagcaggaggaagaaaatgtggTGTACTGCCTGCACATTAAAGTGGAGAGTGGCGACGCGAGGGGAGATTCAAGCAGTCGGGGAAGCAATGGGGCAGGCAGTTGGGAAAACAGTTGGACAAACGGGCAGCCAAGTAGTGGCGCAAGTGGACGCCCCTATGGCGCGCAGCGTGGTCTGAAGAACGAAATGCCGAATGGACTCTTTTACGAAACGCCATGGTACATGTGCGTGAAGAAGGGACAAAACGAAATATGTCTCATGTCTTACGAAGTGAACATTTCACACGCGTTTAACATGCTGGAGAGGGAC GAGGGACTCACCCTGTACGTACTGCGGAAAGACCTGAACAAAGACAAAGTCGATTACCTGCACCGAAGCGAACTGAACATGAAGAACAAAAGACTCTACGATAAGAATTATTGTAtctttttcgaaaatgataaactaaaggggaaaataaaagttcatttaaaaaatggaattatatataatcacACGTTaagtgaaataaaaacggGGAATTATTTGGAAGATACCCATTTGcagaaatttttgcaaactgAATTTCCCACAGAGTCAGGTCAAGCACAAGTGGACGATAAAATTGACCATAGTCCAAAAGAACAAAGCGGATTATCACAAGACAAGCATATAATTAACGAGTTTAATGAATTGCTTAACGCGAGGAGAGTTTTATACTGGGTCTACATAGACGACAACGGGAAGGAACAAGGCCCCTTCAACAGCAACACCATTTTTACTTGGATCATAAATGAGTATTTTGAGGATGATACGTTAATTAGATTACACGATAAGGGTAAGTACTACAAATTGTGCGAAGTTATTGGTTACATTGAAAAAAACGTGTTATTAAATTCGGCCAGCCATGAACTGGTTGGTGACAACCTGGGGAACAACATTCAGGGTACCCTTCCCCAGGGAGTGAATACAAACTGGGAAGTTTCGAAAGGGAGCCAAACggagaaacagaaaaattcaaTCCACGGGGGAGTTACTACTCCAAATGACATGGGCGATTGCGTCATAAACAAAAGTGAAATCAATTTCCCCGAAGGGGAGTACGTTGGACAATACACGGAGAAGACTTcccaaaatttaaaagaaaaatacagcAACGAAGTAGGTGCAAAGAAACCCATTTTTGATGTTCGCAGTAAAAGTGAAGATTttccaaagggggaagatGCCACAATTCATAACAAAGCacataataacaaaaatgtaaaaaaaaaaaatcaagtgAAAAAGCTGAAAAAGGAGATTAAAAGGATCAAAGACGAAATGGTTAAGTTGAAGGAAAGTGCTTGTTCGAGTAGACGTGCCGTTTGTGACGATGCGGAGGTGGAAGCACGTCATGACTTGTCCCCTCGGTGTGGGGAGGACAGGGTGTCCAATTTAACGTCCAACGGGGCATCGAAACAGAATTGCTGCACCATCCAAAAGGAATCACAGATCAGCACAAATAATAATGTAACTCATGAGACGACGCACATTGGACCTCCCCAAGAAAATGCCAAACCACACACACATCCGTGTGAACAGAACGTAGGGGGAAGTACTACCCAGAATAATGGACAAAGTGTAACAACTGGACATGTTAAAGCGTGTGTAAATTACGCCAATGCTGCTTTTTCAAACGAAGCGGAAATgatcgaaaaaataattagtgATATTAATGAAGAGTTTcgaataaaagaaaatcacCAAAAACAGAGGTGCATGGAAATTGCCATGAGCAGTATAAGTCAAGCTCAGGAATGCCTTCTCAATATAAAGAAGAAGCGAATGACTTCCTACCTGAACAGAATAATTAACTTATCAATTCATGACGAGGCAATATACATCGGGGAGGACAATCGTGAAATGGTTCCTATGGAGAGGAGACACTTGAAGAAGAAAGCGCCGAATAATGGCACCTTTGGAGGTATACGCAGCGTTGCTTATGATGCCTCGTGTGTAACATGCCCAACGTGTGCTACTCCAAAGAAGGTAATTTTTAACACGAATGCGTTAGGAAGTATCAACCAAGGGACGGGCAAAAAGGGTTACCTCCACGGGAGGGGGAAGTTTTCAAATGGGGGATTGGAAAGTGCGccgaggaaggagaagaaggtgGGATATTCGTTAGTAATAAATGAGGGGTCGCTGAAAAGTGTTGAGAAGGTTAAATTGGTTGATGGGGAAGGGAGGGCGCagggaaaaacggaaaaatgggcaaacAAGAGGGAAAATAAGAGGTCGCAAGGAAGGAGCTGCGAGGAAGTTTCCAAGGAGCAGGCAACCACTCTGTGCCTTAACGGCCAGAACAACGCAGAAGTTGTGTACAACTACTACATAAGTTACGATCAATTTTTGAAGTACATAATTTTGATACAGCGCAGTGTAAGGATGTGGCTAACCAGAAGGAAAAGGCGGAGCTCCGGGTGGAGAAAAAACCAATACGGTGTCCACAACTCGGAAGAACTAGGCCACTGTTGTACTTTTAGGAGTAGCGCCTTAGGTGGCAACCATggggagaaagagaaagagaaaaacccAGGAGAAGATCCAActcgaataaaaaaagaaaagtgcaAGCAAGACATAATAAATCGTATATTCgaaaatgtgcattttttgaataatgaaaagaaggagaTACATGAATCGTATGTTACTTTTTTAGAGCAAGAAAtgggaaacaaaatggaaagggggaaagcacCGATATTCTCATCCCTGCTACAGGGTGTTGAAGCGGAGAGAGATGACATCCCTGTGGGTTCCTCTCCAAATGGTGActacctttttaataataagaaGAACCAGATGAACAATTATGAGGAAGACGAtctgaggaggaggaggtgcGACGAGAGGAGACTGCTTGACAGGGGACTGCTTGACAGGGGATTGCTGGACAAGGGACTGCTGGACAAGGGACTGCTTAACAGGGGATCGCTTGACAGGGGACTGCTTGACAGGGGACTGCTTGACAGGGGATTGCTGGACAAGGGACTGCTTAACAGGGGATCGCTTGACAGGGGACTGCTTGACAGGGTTCACAAGCTTCAAGCAGATATATTTGAAAACGGAGGCAACTCACTCAGAAGGGAAGACACCGAAATGGTTAAACAAACGTATGGCGTCAAAAGTGAAGATATAAATTTTGAGAGAGAGGATGTGAGATCATGTAAGAGAAACGTGCATGAGCTATTGTGTAACCTGTTAAGTAAGTACAAAAATGCGAGTGAGGAAATAGGGACGAACGAAAAATTAAGCAACCTGTACCCAAACGAACAATTTACACGTAACCTAAAAAAGTACAATAGCTTCCTCAAGtcgatagaaaaaaaagacatctCTGGAAAGAGGGACACATTACTATCTGTTGTGAACAACTTGAAATTTGATAACATATTgggtgaaaagaaaaaaaattgccaagtGCAAAAGGATTTAAAGAGTAATCCCGCCATGCCCAGGCCATGTTCGTTTCTGAGCTATAGAGAAAGTCCCGCCCATAACTGCAGTTACAATGATAAAGGACAGAATGGAGTGGACGACGGTATCACCAAGGGGGGAAGTGACATAGGCAGAAGTGACATAAGCAGAAGTGACATAAGCAGAAGTGACAACAAACTggcacaaattaaatttctaCAAaagggcaatttttttttgtaa